Below is a genomic region from Oscillospiraceae bacterium.
CTTAACGTTGGCTTAAGCCAACATATCGCGTTGACAAAAAAGTCAACATATCGAGTTCCCTTATGGGAACATATCGAGTTTTTCCTTTTTGGAAAAACATATTGAAACATAATTTCAATTATGTTGCACAGAGCCGTCGGAAAATTATCGCAACTCGCCTCTAACACTTAAAAATCGGCTTTTTCGTTGTTGTCGATTACGATATACCTCGTATTATCGCAATCTTCCGCCTAGAAAAACCACAATTTTTAAGAGTTACAGGTTCGAAGAATTTTCAAATTAGGAAATTTTTCGATAGAATGAGGCAAAAGACGCAGGGAATATGCGATATTTTCAAGGCTTTTAACGATATTATATTAAAAATTTATAATTTAAAAACGAGTTCGGATAACTTTCCGACGGCTCTGGAGGTGGGTTTATGGCGTTTACTTTATATAAACATAATATGACTGCTTATGAAAATGTTGTAAATAAGTTTAAAGAAACTAAAAAAACAGCCATAATCCATCCAACAGGTACAGGCAAATCGTTTATCGGCTTTAAACTTTGTGCCGATAACCCCAATAAAAGAATTTGCTGGGTGTCGCCGAGTGAATATATTTTTAAAACACAAATTGAAAATTTAAGAAAAGCATCAAACGGATATTTCCCGAACAATATAACATTTTTTACTTATGCACGGCTTATGAATTTGACACAGGAAGAAATAGGTGAAATTTTACCTGATTATATAATTTTAGACGAATTTCACAGATGTGGTGCAAAAATGTGGGGACAGGGCGTTGCAAACTTATTAAATGCGTATCCCGATGCGTATATTCTCGGGCTTTCTGCAACTGCAATCCGATATCTTGACAGTAAAAGAGATATGTCAGATGAATTGTTTGACGGAAATATCGCATCTGAAATGACTCTTGGCGAAGCGATAGTTCGAGGAATTTTAAATCCGCCAAAATATGTGCTTTCCGTTTTTTCCTATGAAAAAGACTTGGAAAGGTACGAAAAACGAATACGAAATAATAAAAGTAAATTAGTGCGTGATGAGGGCGAAAAATATCTGAATGCACTTAAACGAACATTGGAACAGGCAGACGGTATTGACGAAATATTTTATAAACATATTGAAGATAGATACGGAAAGTATATCGTGTTTTGCGCTAATTACGAGCATATGCGCGAAATGATTAAAATGTCTCAAAACTGGTTTTATAAGGTGGACGAAAATCCCCATATTTACTGCGCCTATTCAAATAACCCCGAAACTGATTTCGAGTTTGAAAAATTTAAAGCCGATAACTCGGCGCATCTAAAACTCCTCTTTTGTATAGATATGCTAAACGAAGGAGTCCATGTTGATGATGTGTCAGGCGTAATATTACTTAGACCGACAGTTTCGCCCGTTATCTATAAACAGCAAATCGGCAGAGCCTTGTCGGCAAATAAGAAAACGAATGCCGTTATCTTTGATATTGTCTTAAATATTGAAAACCTTTACAGTATTGACGAAATAAAAGAAGAGATGGAAATTGCAACCTCATATTACCGTACTCTTGGCGAGGATAATCTGATTGTTAACGAGCATTTTAAAATAATAGACGAAGTTAAAAACTGTATGGAACTTTTTGACAAACTGGAAAATATCTTAACTGCTTCGTGGGAAACAATGTACTCCTTTGCTAAAGAATACTATGACGAGTTTGGAAATTTAGAAGTCCCTGCCCGTTATTTTACAAAAGATGGCTATTCTCTCGGCTCTTGGATATGTAACCAAAGAAGCATAAGAAAAGGTCTTATCGACGGCAAATTAACTGACACACAAATTGAACTTCTTAATAAAATCGGTATGCGCTGGAATATGCTCACCGACTACAGTTGGGAAACCAATTTTAACTTGGCAAAAGAATATTTTGATACATATAAAAATTTAAATGTTCCGGTAAATTTCGTAACTAAAGACGGTGTCCGACTCGGTAATTGGCTTTCTAATATAAGAGCGTGGGAAAGTGCAGGGACACACCCAAAATATTTAACTAAAGAAAGAAAAGAAGAACTTAATAAAATCGGTATGGTTTGGAGTAAATCTAATTTCTATTGGGAAAGAAACTATGCCGAACTTTATAACTTTTATAAAGAGAACGGAAACTTAATTGTCCCTTGTAATTATGTAACGAAAAACGGAATTAAACTCGGTTCATGGGTGGGAAGACTAAGAAAACTCTATAAAGGGGAAGCAAAAGGAACACCGCTAACCAAAGAGCAGATTGAAAGGCTTAATAATATAGGTATGGTCTGGGAACCTGATTCAAGTAGGAAATGGGACAATGCCTATAACCTTGCAAAAGAATATTATATAAGGAATAAAAACTTAAATATCTCTACATCGTATAAAACGGAAAACGGTTTTAACTTAGGGCAATGGATAAAAGTCCAAAGATGCGAGTATGAAAAAGGCACTCTTAACTCCGAAAGAATTGAAAGACTAAATAAAATAGGTATGACCTGGAAAACGGAAGATAAATGGCAGTATAAATATAACCTCGCAAAAGAATTCTTTGACGAAACGGGCGCTAAAAATATAAGCCAAAAAATTATAATTGATGGAATATGGCTCGGCAAATGGCTCTCTAAACAAAAAGAATTCTATAAGAAAAATATTAAACTGACTAAACCTCAGAGAAAACTTATGGCTGAACTTATTAACGCAAATACAGAGTATATACCGCACCCGCATGGGCCGATTGCGGTAAATGATAGAGTATAGATTAATAAAACGAGGGAATGAGAATGGAAAAATTTAAGGAAAAGATATGGCTTGCTTCTCCGACAATGCATGGCGAAGAAATTAAATATGTGCAGCATGCCTATGATACTAATTGGATGAGTACGGTCGGAGAAAATATCAATGAACTGGAGCGAATTGCTGCCGAGAAATCTGAAATGAAATACGCTGTTGCATTGTCTTGCTGTACTGCTGCACTTCATTTAGCAGTAAAACACGCAGGGGAAACACTTTATGGCAAACCTTCAATCAGCCATGGAGCTTTAGAGGGTAAATTTGTTTTTTGCAGTGATATGACCTTTGATGCAACACTTAATCCAGTTATTTATGAGGGCGGTATTCCTATATTTATTGATACGGATGCTGAATCATGGAATATGGACCCTGTAGCACTTGAAAAAGCATTTGAAATGTATCCCGATGTGAAATTAGTAATTTCTGCAGAACTATATGGTTTTCCAGGGCGTATAGATTTGATTAAAGAAATATGTAAAAAACATGATGCACTTCTTATTGAAGATGCAGCCGAAGCAATGGGAGCAACTATTTGTGGTAAACAGTGTGGTTCGTTTGGAGATTATTCAGCTATCAGTTATAACGGAAATAAAATTATAACAGGCTCAGCAGGTGGATGTTTACTGACTAATGACATTGAAACTGCAAATAAAATACGCAAATGGTCAACACAGGCAAGAGAGGATGCCCCTTGGTATCAGCATGAAGAGGTAGGCTATAACTATCGAATGAGCAATGTTATAGCAGGGGTTGTTCGCGGTCAATATCCATATCTTGAAGAACATATTTCGCAAAAAAAATCAATTTATGAAAGATATCTTAATGGATTTAAAGATTTACCAGTAACAATGAATCCTATCACGGATAATACCGAACCAAATTATTGGCTTTCTGCAATGATTATTGATAAAGAATTTATGTGTAAGCAAGTCAGGGATGATTGTGCGGCTCTCTTTATTTACGAAAAAGGGAAAACTTGTCCAACTGAAATACTTGAAACACTTGATATGCATAATGCCGAAGGCAGACCAATCTGGAAACCTATGCACATGCAACCAATGTATCGTATGCATGAATTTGTTACTCGAAATGGTTCAGGCCGTGCAAAAACAAATGCATACATTGAAGGCAATACAATTGACGTGGGAGCAGATATATTTGACAGAGGACTTTGTTTACCAAGTGACAACAAAATGACCGAAAAAGAGCAGGATAAAATTATTGAAATTGTAAAAAGTTGTTTTAATTAAATATGAAAGAGGAATTACATAATGTATCAGAAATATTTTAAAAGACTTATAGATATAACCTGTTCGTTAATTGCTTTAATTGTGCTTTCTCCAATTATGATTATTTTGATCATTGTTGGTGCAATTGCAATGAAAGGGAATCCCTTCTTTGTTCAATTAAGACCTGGAAAGATTGATATAAAAACAGGCAAGGAAAAAATATTTAAACTGATAAAATTCCGTACAATGTCTAATGCAAAAGATAAAGACGGAAAGCTTCTTCCCGATGAAAAAAGGTTAAATAAATACGGAAGATTCTTAAGAAGCACCAGCCTTGATGAACTTGGCGAACTTATAAATATCTTAATAGGCGATATGTCAATTGTAGGACCAAGACCGCAGTTAGTGCGTGATTTAGTTTTTATGAATGATGAGCAAAGAAAAAGGCATATTGTAACCCCTGGTTTAACAGGACTTGCCCAGATAAACGGAAGAAATAATATTACATGGGAACAAAAATTTGAGTACGATTTGGAATACATAAATAAAGGGATAACCTTTATAGGAGATGTAACAATAATACTTTTAACAGTCGGGAAAGTATTAAAAAGAGATGATACTGTAAGAGAAGGCACCGAATCGGATATAGATTTCGGGGATTGGCTTTTACTTAATGGAAAAATCGAAAAAGAAGAGTATGATATTAAACTTTTGAATGTGTAGTAACATGTTATAAATGAATGGAGGGGCATAATGGAAAAATATAGTGTCTTAATGTCAGTTTATCATAAAGAGAAGGTTGAGTATTTCAAAGAAAGTGTTGACAGTATGCTAAACCAAACAGCATTTCCTGACGAAATTGTTATTGTAGAAGACGGACCTTTAACCGAGGATTTATATTCTGCAATAGATACTTATTTAAATAAATATCCAGATGTTTTTACGATTGTTAAACTAGAGAAAAACAAAGGCTTGGGTGCTGCTTTAAACGAAGGATTAAAGAAATGTAGAAATGAACTTGTTGCAAGAATGGATACTGACGATATTTCCCTCCCCGAAAGATGCGAGAAACAATTATTAAAATTTGAATCTTCTTCAAAGATTGATATAGTAGGTACACAGGTTTCAGAATTTATAGATTCTCTAGACAATATAGTAAGTTCGCGAATTGTTCCAACGACTCACGAAAAGATAGTAAAATTCGCAAGGCGAAGAAGTCCTTTTAATCATCCTACAGTTATGTATAAAAAATCCAAAGTTTTGGAATTGGGAGGATATAAGGAATTTGGTCGTCAGGAAGATTTGGAATTATTTATAAATATGGTAAATACAAATTCATATTCAGCAAATCTTGATGAATCGTTATTGTATTATCGTACTAATGCAGATAATTTTAAAAGGCGAACGACTTGGGTTAATTGCAGCGAATATATTAAGGTAATGTACGAATTTTATAAGAAAAAATATATTAGATTTATCGATTTGATGTATGTGGTTATTGGAGAATGTGTAATGTTTGTTTTTCCCCAATCACTTGCTAATATGTTAAGTAATAAATTTTTAAGAAAGTAAATAAAGAGGAATAATATGAATGAGTTGCAAAAAAAATTATTATCAATGTTTAAATGGTTTCATAATTTTTGTTTAGAACATAATTTGATTTATTATGCATTAGGAGGAACTGCACTTGGCGCGGTAAGGCATAAAGGTTTTATTCCATGGGATGATGATATGGATATTGGAATGCCTCGCCCTGATTATGAAAAAATGCTTGATATTATAAAAAAAGAAAATAATTTCGGGCAATATATAATCGAATATCCATTAGAATATAAAGATTCAATGTATCCTATTTGTAAAGTATATGATACAAGAACAACTTTAATAGAAAATGTAAAAAATGAGCCTAAAAGAGGAATTTTTATAGATATATTCCCTTTGGACGGAATAGGTAATTCAAGAGAGGAAAGTAAAGTTAATTATAGAAAAATCAATTTTTGGGTTGATTTGCTTAATACAAAAAGGTGTGCTTTAAGAAAAGGAAGAAACTTATTAAAAAATGCATCAATTATATTAAGCAACCTGCTACCTAATGCAATATTTGGAAAAGAAGTCCTAATTAAAAAAATAAACAAAATGGCTTTAAAATACGAATACGAAAATAACAACTATATTGTCAATTTATTTGGTGCTTGGAAAGAAAAAGAAATTGTAGAAAAGAAATGTCTTGGTGTTCCTCAATTATGTGAATTTGAAGATACAAAAATTTATATTCCTGAAGATGCAGATAGTTATTTAACATCTTTATACGGAAAGTATATGGAACTTCCACCAATTGAAAAACGGATTTCTCATCACGATTATATAAAATTAGATTTAGAAAAATCTTATCTTATAAAGTAGTTTAAGGGTAGTAAGAGGTATAAAAATGGATTATGTAAAAGATTTGGTAAGTGTAATAATACCAACATATAGACGCTCTGATATGCTTATTCGAGCAATAGAAAGTGTCTTGAATCAGACATATAAAAATATAGAGTTAATTGTTGTTAACGACAACATAAAAGGCGATGAGTTTTCATTAGAACTTTATAAAAAAATTGAAAACATAAAGGACGAAAGATTAAAATTCATTGAACAAGAAGAGCATATAAATGGAGCTGCTGCGAGGAATGCCGGCATAAAAGAAGCAAAAGGAGAATATATTAGTTTTTTAGATGATGACGATTATTGGAAAAAAGAAAAAATTGAACATCAACTAAATTTGCTTAAAACTTTAGATAAATCCTATGGTGGTGTTTCGTGTCTTGTTGTTCAAGAAAAAAATGGGGAAATAATCTCTGCGAAACTTCCTTATTCTACAAAGAATCTAATGGTAAGAGTTTTATCAAGACGCACAAGAATTGGTACTGGAGCAGTTTTGCTAAGAAGAAAAGCGCTTGATGAGACCGGATATTTTGATGTTAATCTAAAAAGACATCAGGAAATTCAATTGTTTGCTTTTTTTGCGAGCAAATATAAAATGAAATTATTAAATGAATATCTATATTTTGTTGACATAAGTGATGGACGGAACAGGCCATCTATTGATAAATTAAAAAATATAAAAAATGATTTTTATAAATCAATTGCGCCATTGTTTGACGATTTGAACAAAAAACAAAAGACACAAGTGCATCTTATGCATCAAGCAGAGATATGCGTTGCTTTTTTAAAAAGAAGGTATTATTTAAAATTTTTAAAAAACTCGATGGTTTTTATAAAGCATCCTATAATTATTATATATTTAATAAATCTAGGGATTGAACGATTTGTTTCACATAATTTCAAGAAAATCCTAATGCTTATTTATAATATTTAGTTATATCTCTAAATAACTAATTATACTTTATATGAAAGGCTATAAAAAAATGAAAACGGAAAAAAAGAATAAGTTTGATATACTTATGATTACAATTTATTTATGTGCTGGTATGCTGAAAGATGCATTGGAAATGATAAATATTCCAGGTGTTATATCTTATATAATTTCAACTATATTTATATTAATACATTTTTTTAAATGCATTGAAATGAAACGAATAAATACATATATATATTATTTTATTTTATCTTTTTTTCTTTTACCTGGAATCGTTAGATATTCTACACGCATTGGCACAGAAAGATCCTTTTTAATAATATATAATTTTTATATGGCTTATTATGTATTTAGACATATTGATATTGAAACAACCTTTATAGGGTTTAGATTATATTCATATTTATCGTTATTCTTTTATTTACCGCAAGCTACAAAGTATAACAACCAGTTAATGTATATGGATTTCGCATACAGTATATTATTGCCAATGTGTTTTCTTGCCTATGATTTGTTTGAAAAAAAGAATCTATTTAAATTTTTGCTTTTAGCGATATCATTTGTTTTTCTTCTTAGTTTCGGCTGTCGAGGAGCACTTGTAGCATTTGTTTTATTTATTATTTATACAATTGTATTTAATGATTATGTTAAACATAGGTTTTTATGGATTGTTGGAAGTTTAATTGTATTGATACTATTATATTTTAATCTTGAGTCTATTTTTGAAATGTTGCAGTCTTATGGATATAGTGGTAGGACAATAGACAAACTTTTATCTGGAACGTTTACTCAATCTACTTCAAGAGATGAGATATATGAAACTTGTATTAATTTAATAAAACAAAATCCTTTAGGATTGGGAATTTTAGGCTCAAGACGATATTTTGATCCATATTGTCATTCGATAGTCTATGAAATATTGATTGATGTTGGATATATATTTGGGCCTATGATACTCATATATATTGTATATATTTGTTTTAGGGGCTTATTTAAAGTGCCAAATAAACAGTATAGACTGATCCTTTCTATGCTTATTATTTGTGGAATAATAAGGTTATTGGTAAGTAGTTCTTTATATCATAATATATATATCCCTGCTATATTGGCATTAATTAATTCATTTAACATATTACCAAAAGGGAGAAAAAATGATCAAAATTAAAAAAATTTACTTTGATATTATATTAAATACAATAGCATACTCTTTGCCTATCTTGGCAAAACAAATTTTTGTATTACCATACTTAAGCCAGACTATGAGTGCGGAAAACTATGGCTTGGTTATTGCTATAATATCTTTATTAAATGTGTTGCCACACTTACTGGGACTGACTCTTAATAACATTCGTCTTATTTATAACAAGGATAAAAGCAATGAAAATTTAGATGGGAATTTTACATATCTTGTTCTATGCAGTTGTATTGTTGATGTTGTATTTGTAGTTTGTTCTGCAAAGTTCTATTTAAAAATAAGCGATGTTGGAACTCTTTTATCAACAATTATATTATCTTTGGTATGGCTTGTCAGAGAATATTATATTGTATCATTTAGACTTGAACTAAATTTTAAACGAGTACTTATTAATAATTGCTTAATGTTTGGCGGTTTCCTTGTTGGGTTATTAGTTTATAACTATCTTAAAAATTGGTTTGCTATCTATCTCTTAGCGTATGGAATTAGTCTGATATATGTATTTTTGCATACATCGTTATATAAGGCGAAACCAAAGAGAACGTCTGATTTTAAGAAAATTACAAAAGACAGTTTGATTTTATTTCTATCAAATATATTGGATGCAGGGTTAAATAATTTTGATAAACTACTGATTTATCCTATTTTAGGCGGGGCAGCGGTATCAATATATTTTGCTTCGTCAGTATATACAAAAATTATTTCTCTGTTGGTTGGCCCTGCGACAAGCGTAATTCTTAGTTATGTCGCAAAAAGTGGCAAACAATCAGCTAAGAAGTTTTTTGGCATGTTATTTTTAGGATGTGGGATTGGAACTGTAGGATATATTATATGTGTTTCCATAGGAGAGTTTGTTCTTAGTATGTTATATCCCGATTTCGTGAGCGAAGCTTTAAAATATATTTGGCTTACATCAGCAACGGCTATGTTAGTTGTAATAAGAGGAATGATAAGACCTTATGTTTTATGTTTTTATAAAATGTCACTTCAGTTAACAGTAGCGATTGTAGGTGCAGTTTCTTATATTGTAATTATATTGCTGTTTATTAATACTTATCATATATATGCAATTTGCGTTGCAACTGTAGTTGCTGAGTTTGTTAAGTTATTATTAATGATTGTTGTGTATATACTATCATTTAGAAAGGTAAAAAATACAAATGAATGAAAAAAATATGCGTCTGATTGAGATCCTTAAAAAAATCGTTATAGATGGGAAAAAAGATTTAAATATTGTTATAGACGAAGAAATTCTTTTATTAGCAAAAAATCATAATCTTCTAAATATACTAAAATCATATATAAGTAATGATTTTTGTCCGGATGTCATTCTTGAATCATATATTAAGAGCATTTTTACTTCTTTAGTTATTGATGCAAGGCAACAGAAAGAATTGCAGTTAATTAAGGATAAATTTAATGAGTTTAAGATACCGTTCATGCCTATAAAGGGTGCGGTTATTAAAAAAATATATCCGTCTTCTGATATGCGTATGAGTAGTGATATAGACATATTAGTTAAGGAAAATGATTATCCACGAATTGAATTGATAATGGAAGGATTAGGATTTAATCTAAAAAACAAATCTCATGCAGTTCATAGTGTCTTTATTAAAAATGGTGTAGTTATAGAGATTCATAAAAAACTTTTTTCGAATAATATGATAAAAAGTAATTTTTACAATGATATATGGGGAAATTCTGTAAATATAAATAAATTTGAGTATCAAATGTCAATTGATGATACATATATATATTTACTTATGCATATTGCAAAACATATGAAAAAAGGTGGAATAGGAATAAAACATTTTCTTGATATTTATTTATATATAAGAAAATACGAGAAAGAAATAAATTGGGATTATGTTGAAGAGATATTAAAAAAAGAAGAATTAGATATTTTTCAAAACAACGTAAAATCGTTATTACGATTTTGGTTTTGTGAAGAAAGTCCAAGCCAAACGATAAAAATTTTAAGTGATTTTGTGATTAGCGGTGGCAGTTATGGAACTTTAAGAAACACATATGTTTCAAAGTTATCATTTGCAAAAAAATCCAA
It encodes:
- a CDS encoding glycosyltransferase codes for the protein MEKYSVLMSVYHKEKVEYFKESVDSMLNQTAFPDEIVIVEDGPLTEDLYSAIDTYLNKYPDVFTIVKLEKNKGLGAALNEGLKKCRNELVARMDTDDISLPERCEKQLLKFESSSKIDIVGTQVSEFIDSLDNIVSSRIVPTTHEKIVKFARRRSPFNHPTVMYKKSKVLELGGYKEFGRQEDLELFINMVNTNSYSANLDESLLYYRTNADNFKRRTTWVNCSEYIKVMYEFYKKKYIRFIDLMYVVIGECVMFVFPQSLANMLSNKFLRK
- a CDS encoding glycosyltransferase family 2 protein, yielding MDYVKDLVSVIIPTYRRSDMLIRAIESVLNQTYKNIELIVVNDNIKGDEFSLELYKKIENIKDERLKFIEQEEHINGAAARNAGIKEAKGEYISFLDDDDYWKKEKIEHQLNLLKTLDKSYGGVSCLVVQEKNGEIISAKLPYSTKNLMVRVLSRRTRIGTGAVLLRRKALDETGYFDVNLKRHQEIQLFAFFASKYKMKLLNEYLYFVDISDGRNRPSIDKLKNIKNDFYKSIAPLFDDLNKKQKTQVHLMHQAEICVAFLKRRYYLKFLKNSMVFIKHPIIIIYLINLGIERFVSHNFKKILMLIYNI
- a CDS encoding LicD family protein, yielding MNELQKKLLSMFKWFHNFCLEHNLIYYALGGTALGAVRHKGFIPWDDDMDIGMPRPDYEKMLDIIKKENNFGQYIIEYPLEYKDSMYPICKVYDTRTTLIENVKNEPKRGIFIDIFPLDGIGNSREESKVNYRKINFWVDLLNTKRCALRKGRNLLKNASIILSNLLPNAIFGKEVLIKKINKMALKYEYENNNYIVNLFGAWKEKEIVEKKCLGVPQLCEFEDTKIYIPEDADSYLTSLYGKYMELPPIEKRISHHDYIKLDLEKSYLIK
- a CDS encoding aminotransferase DegT, which codes for MEKFKEKIWLASPTMHGEEIKYVQHAYDTNWMSTVGENINELERIAAEKSEMKYAVALSCCTAALHLAVKHAGETLYGKPSISHGALEGKFVFCSDMTFDATLNPVIYEGGIPIFIDTDAESWNMDPVALEKAFEMYPDVKLVISAELYGFPGRIDLIKEICKKHDALLIEDAAEAMGATICGKQCGSFGDYSAISYNGNKIITGSAGGCLLTNDIETANKIRKWSTQAREDAPWYQHEEVGYNYRMSNVIAGVVRGQYPYLEEHISQKKSIYERYLNGFKDLPVTMNPITDNTEPNYWLSAMIIDKEFMCKQVRDDCAALFIYEKGKTCPTEILETLDMHNAEGRPIWKPMHMQPMYRMHEFVTRNGSGRAKTNAYIEGNTIDVGADIFDRGLCLPSDNKMTEKEQDKIIEIVKSCFN
- a CDS encoding sugar transferase: MYQKYFKRLIDITCSLIALIVLSPIMIILIIVGAIAMKGNPFFVQLRPGKIDIKTGKEKIFKLIKFRTMSNAKDKDGKLLPDEKRLNKYGRFLRSTSLDELGELINILIGDMSIVGPRPQLVRDLVFMNDEQRKRHIVTPGLTGLAQINGRNNITWEQKFEYDLEYINKGITFIGDVTIILLTVGKVLKRDDTVREGTESDIDFGDWLLLNGKIEKEEYDIKLLNV